From the genome of Streptomyces spinoverrucosus:
GGAAAGGGACGACGTCGCCATGGCAGACCATCTGGAAGCCTCCGTCACTCTGCCGAGCGATCCCGCCTCGGTCTCCACCGCCCGCACCTACGTGGTCAGCACCCTGGCGGAATGGGGCCTGCCACCGGAGACGGATGTGGCCGACACCATCCGGCTCATCGTCTCCGAACTCGCCACCAACGCCGTTCAGCACACGTTCGGTCAGTCGCCCACCTTCACGGTCGCGATGGAGCTCGACCGCGACGAGCGGCTCCGCATCGGGGTGACCGACAGTCACCCGCGGCTCCCCAAGCGGCTCCCGGCCGCCGTCCAGCAGGACAACGGCCGTGGCCTGGTCATCATCCGCTGGCTCACCGCCGAGTGCGGCGGCCGCCTGAGAGTCCGCCCGACCCGCGAGGGGGGCAAGACGGTCTCCATCGAACTGCCGTGGACGGCCCCGGCACGCCCGGCATGGGCGACGGGCCCGCACGAGCCGTAGTCCGAGGCCGGGCGTGTCGCGCCGCGCGGCCCACGCGCAGACCCGTTCCGAGGGCCGCTCGGGGCGTCACACTGCGCGAGTCGGAGGGGG
Proteins encoded in this window:
- a CDS encoding ATP-binding protein, which gives rise to MADHLEASVTLPSDPASVSTARTYVVSTLAEWGLPPETDVADTIRLIVSELATNAVQHTFGQSPTFTVAMELDRDERLRIGVTDSHPRLPKRLPAAVQQDNGRGLVIIRWLTAECGGRLRVRPTREGGKTVSIELPWTAPARPAWATGPHEP